The DNA segment GAACCTTGAAAATATTCTTGCAGTTCTTTCTTGAGCTGTTTGATGTGCCGGTTGTCGCCCGGAACGATAGCGCACGCAAACCGCTTCCGGAGAGATGCAAATTGCGTGTCCAGCATCCGTCGGTCTGTGAACTCGAGCAGGCAAATTCCTTCCGAAGTGGCGCCGGCAACAAGAGGCCCAAGTGGGCTTTCGATCCATGCCGTGAGAATGCAATCGGCAGAGCGGCTGCGGCCCGGTGAATTCCCAAATGTGCGACTGAATGCATCGCGGAAACCGCTGTGCGAATTGTATCCGTACCCAAGAGCTACATCATCGAGATCGGTACCGAGACGTATTTGTTCCAGGGCTTTCCCTAACCGCCGCATACGGCAGTATGCTTGAAATGTCATTCCAAATTTCTTCTGAAAGTATCGCCTTGCCCGCGCTGGATCAATGCCGCGTGTGCGGAGAAAACCATCGGATAAACGCGCAGACGGATCACGATCAACCTGCTCCAATAGATCTTTTACCCAGACAGGCGTTGCACCGTTGCTCTCCAACGGATGGCACCTTTTGCATGGCCTGAAGCCGGCAATAATTGCTTCGCGTGTCGTCAGATAGTAAATCACATTGCGCGGATCTGGTTTCCGTGCCGGACAGGAAGGTTTGCAAAAAATTCCGGTTGTCCGAACGGCCAGGAAGAAAATGCCGTCATAGGAAGTATCGCTGGTTTTATACGCCCGTTCCATTTCTTGTGCAGGAGGAAGTTTCATGATACACTCTTCATTTTGTTATCGATTTTTTTTTCTTATGCACAAGATACTAGAGAGACAGGATACTCTCCACCGAAAACTGAACACCGATGTGGATATACGATAGATACTGAATGAGGGAAGGACACCAAGTCATCCTTTTTTCCCAATTCCTCTTTTCTCAATTGGTTATTGCAATAGCATATTCTTTTCATGCCTTATTTGGTTTTTCTTTATCAAAAAAACTCCGTAGGAGTTTTACGTTTGTAACAATTTGTTAACATGAAAGAACAAGAACGCCGTAGGTGTTCAACTCCGATGGAGTTGGTATATGCTTTTCTTTAGTTTGTTATAAATGTTAGATCCCTACGGGGTCTTTTTCCCTTTTAATGTAGATTAATTGCAGCCGAGGTCGTTTATCTCGCTCCCAAGCTCACCTGCCCGCCGTCTTTTTGGCGGGGCTTGGGAGCGCTTATCGAAAGCTCCGCTTCCACCTTGTTTAGAAGCAGAGCTTCAACATATCAGCTATTATTATGTCTGCGTTTTTATTGCATCCGGCTAACGCCGGAATGATTTTATACGCTCAAACTGAGTTTGGGAACGAGGTTACACTCCCGATATAAAACGGTCGCGACTACAATATTATTTCACGATATCTTCATTCGTGCATAA comes from the Ignavibacteriales bacterium genome and includes:
- a CDS encoding methylated-DNA--[protein]-cysteine S-methyltransferase, yielding MKLPPAQEMERAYKTSDTSYDGIFFLAVRTTGIFCKPSCPARKPDPRNVIYYLTTREAIIAGFRPCKRCHPLESNGATPVWVKDLLEQVDRDPSARLSDGFLRTRGIDPARARRYFQKKFGMTFQAYCRMRRLGKALEQIRLGTDLDDVALGYGYNSHSGFRDAFSRTFGNSPGRSRSADCILTAWIESPLGPLVAGATSEGICLLEFTDRRMLDTQFASLRKRFACAIVPGDNRHIKQLKKELQEYFQGSLQRFNVPLVVSGTPFQQKVWKELLKIPYGKTAVYEEIAKRIGSPAAPRAVGHANGLNRIAIVIPCHRVVNKNGDLGGYGGGLWRKQKLLSLEQEKKQGHGMPCPYNYRTRV